A genome region from Microbacterium sp. CGR2 includes the following:
- a CDS encoding ABC transporter ATP-binding protein — MSVKADAATSTTTLEARNLVKDFHLRSGFKTNVLHAVKDVSFTIEAGKTVALVGESGSGKSTIARMLMKLETPTSGEILLDGKPSGTRGRALERYRADVQMVFQDPFASLNPFHTIVHHLERPIRLHHPELSRAEVRDRAVQLLERVRLTPGESYAERRPHELSGGQRQRVAIARALAPGARFIVADEPVSMLDVSIRLGVLNLLAELQREENLGVLYITHDLATARHFSDEIMVLYKGDVVERGLADEVILNPQHDYTKTLLGAAPEPENLGRLRDEVRRELGVTG, encoded by the coding sequence ATGAGCGTGAAAGCGGATGCCGCGACGTCGACGACGACGCTGGAGGCGCGCAACCTGGTCAAGGACTTCCACCTTCGGTCCGGGTTCAAGACGAACGTCCTGCACGCGGTGAAGGACGTCTCCTTCACGATCGAGGCGGGGAAGACCGTGGCGTTGGTCGGTGAGTCGGGGTCGGGGAAGTCGACGATCGCGCGGATGCTGATGAAGCTGGAGACCCCGACCAGCGGAGAGATCCTGCTGGACGGGAAGCCGTCCGGGACACGTGGTCGCGCGCTCGAGCGGTACCGTGCGGACGTGCAGATGGTGTTCCAAGACCCCTTCGCGTCGCTGAACCCCTTCCACACGATCGTGCATCATCTCGAGCGGCCGATCCGCCTGCACCACCCCGAGCTGTCCCGTGCCGAGGTCCGAGATCGAGCCGTGCAGCTGCTCGAACGCGTGCGGCTGACGCCCGGGGAGAGCTACGCCGAGCGCCGCCCGCACGAGCTCTCCGGCGGGCAGCGCCAGCGGGTCGCGATCGCGCGGGCTCTGGCGCCGGGAGCGCGCTTCATCGTCGCGGACGAACCCGTATCGATGCTCGACGTCTCCATCCGGTTGGGCGTGCTGAACCTCCTCGCGGAACTGCAGCGGGAGGAGAACCTGGGGGTCCTCTACATCACGCACGACCTCGCGACGGCGCGCCACTTCTCCGACGAGATCATGGTGCTCTACAAGGGAGACGTGGTCGAACGTGGGCTCGCTGACGAGGTGATCCTCAACCCGCAGCACGACTACACAAAGACCCTTCTCGGGGCGGCTCCCGAGCCCGAGAATCTCGGCAGGCTCCGCGACGAGGTGCGCCGCGAGCTCGGGGTGACCGGCTGA
- a CDS encoding glycine cleavage system aminomethyltransferase GcvT has protein sequence MSEPRYTPLRERHEALGASFTDFGGWQMPVRYTSDLAEHHAVRRDAGIFDISHMAEFLVTGESSGEFLDYALAGRLSTMRVGKAKYSLILTEDGGIVDDVIVYRLAEDRYLVIANAGNRGFVDAAFASRIRSFPSLIERAEPPRAEGEERSFAGFLGDRGVDVEDVSDSYALVAVQGPSAESIVAATAGIADMSIPWAEQKYYAWADAVFRGQPLLIARTGYTGEDGFELLIPTAEAPALWDALVDAGAPRGLVPAGLAARDTLRLEAGMPLYGHELSRETRPAQAGLGRVVAADKESFVGKAALHGSEDAEAPVLVGLIAEGKRAGRAGYDVVAEDGTTIGEITSGALSPTLGHPIAMAYVHPSSADAGTTVFLDVRGTRIPATVTDLPFYRRTK, from the coding sequence GTGTCCGAACCCCGCTACACCCCGCTGCGCGAACGCCATGAGGCGCTCGGAGCGTCCTTCACCGACTTCGGTGGCTGGCAGATGCCGGTGCGATACACCTCTGACCTCGCCGAGCATCACGCGGTGCGGCGTGACGCCGGCATCTTCGACATCTCGCACATGGCCGAGTTCCTCGTCACCGGCGAATCGTCGGGGGAGTTCCTCGACTACGCTCTCGCCGGCCGTCTCTCGACCATGCGAGTCGGGAAGGCGAAGTACTCCCTGATCCTCACCGAGGACGGCGGCATCGTCGATGATGTGATCGTCTATCGTCTCGCGGAGGATCGCTACCTGGTGATCGCCAATGCCGGGAACCGTGGCTTTGTCGACGCGGCTTTCGCCTCGCGCATCCGCTCGTTTCCGTCCCTGATCGAACGGGCGGAACCTCCGCGTGCGGAGGGCGAGGAGCGCAGTTTCGCCGGCTTCCTCGGCGATCGCGGCGTGGATGTCGAAGACGTCTCGGACTCCTACGCCTTGGTCGCGGTGCAGGGGCCGTCCGCTGAGTCCATCGTCGCCGCCACGGCGGGGATCGCCGATATGAGCATCCCGTGGGCGGAGCAGAAGTATTACGCCTGGGCGGATGCCGTCTTCCGCGGGCAGCCGCTGCTGATCGCCCGCACCGGCTATACCGGCGAGGACGGTTTCGAGCTGCTCATCCCCACCGCCGAAGCGCCCGCCCTCTGGGACGCACTCGTCGACGCCGGGGCGCCTCGCGGCCTCGTTCCCGCCGGGCTCGCCGCCCGTGACACGCTTCGCCTCGAGGCCGGCATGCCCCTCTACGGTCACGAGCTGAGCCGGGAGACCAGACCGGCGCAGGCGGGGCTCGGACGTGTCGTGGCCGCCGACAAGGAGAGCTTCGTGGGCAAGGCGGCGCTGCACGGCTCCGAAGACGCGGAAGCGCCCGTGCTGGTCGGACTCATCGCCGAGGGCAAGCGCGCCGGCCGTGCAGGCTATGACGTCGTCGCCGAAGACGGCACGACGATCGGCGAGATCACCAGCGGCGCCCTGAGCCCGACTCTCGGTCATCCCATCGCGATGGCCTATGTCCACCCGTCTTCCGCTGATGCGGGGACGACGGTGTTCCTCGATGTGCGCGGGACGAGGATTCCCGCGACCGTGACCGACCTGCCTTTCTATCGGAGGACCAAATGA
- the gcvH gene encoding glycine cleavage system protein GcvH, producing the protein MTDLTALSYTEEHEWIAADASDTVTIGITDFAAEKLGDVVFVELPAVGTEVTAGAVVGEIESTKSVGELYAPVSGTVVEINDAVVDDPSLVNAEPFEGGWLIKVSVAAGALDALLDRDAYVALTEA; encoded by the coding sequence ATGACCGACCTCACTGCACTGAGCTACACCGAAGAGCACGAGTGGATCGCCGCTGACGCGTCGGACACCGTCACCATCGGCATCACCGACTTCGCCGCCGAGAAGCTGGGCGACGTCGTCTTCGTCGAACTTCCCGCTGTCGGCACGGAGGTCACCGCCGGTGCCGTCGTCGGCGAGATCGAGTCGACCAAGTCGGTCGGTGAGCTGTACGCCCCTGTCTCCGGCACGGTCGTCGAGATCAACGACGCCGTCGTCGACGACCCGTCGTTGGTCAACGCGGAGCCGTTCGAAGGCGGATGGCTGATCAAGGTGTCGGTCGCCGCCGGCGCGTTGGACGCACTGCTCGACCGCGATGCCTACGTCGCTCTCACGGAGGCCTGA
- the gcvP gene encoding aminomethyl-transferring glycine dehydrogenase, which translates to MLDALGVGTADLASGSEELMRQAVPSSIFTPATDSAIPAAASETEALSELRALASRNAVNRPMIGLGYYGTITPQVIQRNVLENPSWYTAYTPYQPEISQGRLEALINFQTMVAELTGLSTANASMLDESTAVVEGMLLARRASKSTSNVFAVDADALPQTQALLETRADAVGIELVSVDFTAGDQLPADLFGVFVQYPGASGRVWDPSGVIDAAHVAGGLAVVAADLLALTLISSPGSLGADVAVGTTQRFGVPMGFGGPHAGYMAVRAGLERQLPGRLVGVSVDADGKPAYRLSLQTREQHIRREKATSNICTAQVLLAVMASMYAVYHGPDGLRGIAADVASKAALLGDWLSERDVDVVHETFFDTLRVRVPGKAADIVRRAHDELGILLHHVDGDTLGISVDETTTFAEVSAVSTLFGAPARVIDPRGDGTRARIPNGLHRQDDYLTHPVFHAHRSETAMMRYLKSLADRDYALDRGMIPLGSCTMKLNAASEMAAITWPEFAGIHPFAPASDVQGYLELVDQLEGWLAEVTGYDAVSLQPNAGSQGELAGLLAIRGYHLANGDGQRTVCLIPSSAHGTNAASAVLAGMKVVVVACDELGNVDLDDLRAKIATHSETLSALMITYPSTHGVYEHDVVEITAAVHDAGGQVYVDGANLNALLGYARFGDLGGDVSHLNLHKTFAIPHGGGGPGVGPVAAKAHLAPFLPSHPLAQRAEHFGGFAFEGGAVSAAPYGSAGILPISWAYVRMMGAEGLRRATAAAVISANYIAARLGEHYPVLYSGDHGRVAHECILDLRPLREATGITVDDVAKRLIDYGFHAPTMSFPVAGTLMVEPTESEDLGEIDRFIEAMIMIKAEADAVAAGRWPADDNPLVHAPHTAVSLIAGEWAHAYTREEAAYPVPALVAGKYWPPVRRIDQAYGDRNLVCACPPIEAFA; encoded by the coding sequence ATGCTCGATGCTCTCGGGGTGGGAACTGCGGACCTCGCATCAGGATCCGAGGAGTTGATGCGTCAGGCTGTTCCGTCGTCGATCTTCACCCCGGCGACCGACTCGGCCATCCCTGCTGCGGCCAGCGAGACGGAAGCGCTCAGCGAGTTGCGCGCGCTGGCCTCGCGCAACGCGGTCAACCGTCCGATGATCGGGCTCGGTTACTACGGGACGATCACCCCGCAGGTCATCCAGCGCAATGTTCTGGAGAACCCGTCCTGGTACACGGCGTACACGCCGTATCAGCCGGAGATCTCACAGGGACGGCTGGAGGCGCTCATCAACTTCCAGACGATGGTCGCCGAGCTCACCGGGCTGTCGACGGCCAATGCGTCGATGCTCGACGAGTCCACGGCCGTCGTCGAGGGGATGCTGCTTGCGCGGCGCGCATCGAAGTCGACATCGAACGTCTTCGCGGTCGACGCCGACGCATTGCCGCAGACCCAGGCTCTCCTGGAGACACGAGCGGATGCCGTGGGCATCGAGCTCGTGTCGGTCGACTTCACCGCCGGCGACCAGCTGCCCGCCGACCTGTTCGGCGTCTTCGTGCAGTACCCCGGTGCTTCGGGTCGGGTATGGGATCCTTCGGGGGTCATCGATGCCGCTCACGTGGCCGGCGGCCTCGCCGTCGTCGCGGCCGATCTCCTCGCCCTGACACTGATCTCCTCGCCCGGCTCGCTCGGAGCCGATGTCGCGGTCGGTACGACCCAGCGCTTCGGGGTGCCGATGGGCTTCGGAGGACCGCATGCCGGCTACATGGCTGTCCGTGCCGGCCTCGAGCGTCAGCTCCCCGGTCGCCTGGTCGGAGTGTCGGTCGACGCCGACGGCAAGCCCGCCTACCGGCTCTCCCTGCAGACCCGGGAGCAGCACATCCGTCGCGAGAAGGCGACCTCGAACATCTGCACGGCCCAGGTCCTGCTCGCCGTCATGGCCTCGATGTATGCGGTGTACCACGGTCCGGACGGACTTCGTGGGATCGCGGCCGACGTCGCGTCCAAGGCCGCCCTGCTGGGGGACTGGCTCTCCGAGCGCGACGTGGACGTCGTCCACGAGACGTTCTTCGACACGCTGCGTGTCCGGGTCCCCGGTAAGGCAGCCGACATCGTCCGCCGCGCGCACGACGAGCTCGGCATCCTGCTTCATCACGTCGACGGCGACACTCTGGGCATCTCGGTCGACGAGACCACGACGTTCGCCGAAGTCTCCGCCGTGAGCACCCTGTTCGGCGCGCCGGCCAGGGTGATCGATCCCCGCGGCGACGGCACCCGCGCCCGCATTCCGAACGGTCTGCACCGCCAGGACGACTACCTCACCCACCCGGTCTTCCACGCTCACCGCAGCGAGACCGCGATGATGCGCTACCTCAAGAGCCTCGCCGACCGCGACTACGCCTTGGATCGGGGCATGATCCCCCTCGGCTCCTGCACGATGAAGCTCAATGCGGCCAGTGAGATGGCAGCGATCACCTGGCCGGAGTTCGCCGGCATCCACCCGTTCGCTCCGGCATCCGACGTGCAGGGCTATCTGGAGCTGGTCGACCAGCTCGAGGGATGGCTCGCGGAGGTCACGGGCTACGACGCCGTCTCGCTGCAGCCGAACGCCGGTTCGCAGGGGGAGCTCGCAGGCCTCCTCGCGATCCGCGGATACCATCTGGCGAACGGCGACGGTCAGCGCACGGTCTGCCTCATCCCGTCCTCAGCGCACGGCACCAATGCTGCGTCCGCCGTGCTGGCGGGGATGAAGGTCGTCGTGGTCGCGTGCGATGAACTCGGCAACGTCGATCTCGACGACCTGCGCGCCAAGATCGCGACGCACTCGGAGACGCTCTCCGCTCTGATGATCACGTATCCGTCGACGCACGGCGTCTACGAGCATGATGTGGTGGAGATCACCGCGGCGGTGCACGATGCCGGCGGCCAGGTCTACGTCGACGGCGCGAACCTCAACGCACTGCTGGGTTATGCCCGGTTCGGCGACCTCGGCGGCGACGTCTCGCACCTCAACCTGCACAAGACGTTCGCGATCCCGCACGGTGGCGGGGGTCCCGGTGTGGGTCCCGTCGCTGCGAAGGCGCACCTTGCGCCGTTCCTCCCGTCGCATCCGCTCGCGCAACGGGCAGAGCACTTCGGTGGTTTCGCCTTCGAGGGGGGAGCGGTCTCGGCCGCGCCGTACGGGTCTGCCGGCATCCTGCCGATCTCGTGGGCGTACGTGCGCATGATGGGTGCCGAGGGGCTGCGTCGCGCGACCGCGGCGGCCGTGATCTCAGCGAACTACATCGCAGCGCGCCTCGGTGAGCACTACCCGGTGCTCTACAGCGGTGACCACGGGCGGGTCGCGCACGAGTGCATCCTCGACCTCCGGCCGCTGCGCGAAGCGACGGGCATCACCGTCGACGACGTCGCCAAGCGTCTCATCGACTACGGCTTCCACGCCCCGACCATGTCGTTCCCCGTGGCGGGCACGCTCATGGTCGAGCCGACCGAGTCGGAAGACCTCGGTGAGATCGACCGCTTCATCGAGGCGATGATCATGATCAAAGCGGAAGCGGATGCCGTGGCGGCGGGGCGCTGGCCGGCGGACGACAACCCTCTGGTGCACGCGCCGCACACCGCGGTGTCTCTGATCGCCGGGGAGTGGGCACACGCGTACACCAGGGAAGAGGCCGCGTATCCGGTGCCCGCACTCGTCGCGGGCAAGTACTGGCCGCCGGTCCGGCGCATCGACCAGGCGTACGGGGACCGCAACCTCGTGTGCGCCTGCCCGCCGATCGAGGCTTTCGCCTGA
- a CDS encoding ABC transporter substrate-binding protein, whose protein sequence is MKRNKIALAGTALFVIGAMALAGCASGGGNDAAEETPSGDPTAVISVNNTEPQNPLIPTNTNEVGGGMVIQSMFAGLVYYDAEGAMHNDVAESIETEDAQNYTIKIKPDQTFTNGDPVDAESFVTAWNYGAALDNAQLSSYFFESIEGFSYDENVPELSGLEVVDDLTFTVKLKQPESDFPLRLGYTAYFPLPAAAWDDIAAFGENPIGNGPYKFEEEGAWKHNERIDLVKNEDYTGPREALNGGVDMILYASTDAAYADLQGGNLDILQEIPDAALQTFETDFEGRTVNQPAAANATIVIPERLEHFSGEEGALRRAAISHAIDREEVTEIVFNGTRTPAKDFTSPVIDGYSEDIPGSEVLEFDADKAKELWAEADAIAPWTGSFEIQYNADGPNQGWVDAIANQLKNNLGIESAGKPIPTFADHRTLITEDKATTAFRAGWQFDYPSMFNGLGPIFGTGAGSNDGDYSNPEFDALLDEGAAAPDVEEGISKFQEAQEILFEDLPAIPLWYTNAMGAWGESVENVEFGWDTWPILYQVTKDGE, encoded by the coding sequence GTGAAGCGCAACAAGATCGCCCTTGCGGGCACCGCGTTGTTCGTGATCGGCGCCATGGCGCTCGCGGGCTGCGCGAGCGGCGGTGGCAACGACGCGGCGGAGGAGACACCTTCCGGTGATCCCACGGCCGTCATCTCGGTCAACAACACCGAACCGCAGAACCCGCTGATCCCCACGAACACGAACGAAGTGGGTGGCGGCATGGTCATCCAGAGCATGTTCGCCGGCCTGGTGTACTACGACGCCGAAGGCGCCATGCACAACGACGTCGCCGAGTCGATCGAGACCGAAGACGCTCAGAACTACACGATCAAGATCAAGCCGGACCAGACCTTCACCAACGGTGACCCGGTCGACGCCGAGTCGTTCGTGACGGCGTGGAACTACGGCGCCGCCCTCGACAACGCGCAGCTCTCGAGCTACTTCTTCGAGTCCATCGAAGGCTTCTCCTACGACGAGAACGTCCCGGAGCTCTCGGGCCTCGAGGTCGTCGACGACCTGACCTTCACCGTCAAGCTGAAGCAGCCGGAGTCGGACTTCCCGCTGCGTCTGGGCTACACCGCGTACTTCCCGCTGCCGGCAGCGGCGTGGGACGACATCGCGGCCTTCGGTGAGAACCCGATCGGAAACGGACCGTACAAGTTCGAAGAAGAGGGTGCCTGGAAGCACAACGAGCGCATCGACCTCGTCAAGAACGAGGACTACACCGGTCCCCGTGAGGCGCTGAACGGCGGCGTGGACATGATCCTCTACGCCAGCACGGATGCCGCGTACGCCGACCTCCAGGGCGGCAACCTCGACATCCTCCAGGAGATCCCGGACGCCGCACTGCAGACGTTCGAGACCGACTTCGAGGGTCGCACGGTCAACCAGCCGGCTGCGGCGAACGCGACGATCGTCATTCCCGAGCGTCTCGAGCACTTCAGCGGTGAAGAAGGCGCGCTGCGTCGTGCAGCGATCTCGCACGCGATCGACCGCGAAGAGGTCACGGAGATCGTCTTCAACGGCACCCGCACCCCGGCGAAGGACTTCACGTCGCCGGTGATCGACGGCTACTCCGAGGACATCCCCGGATCCGAGGTGCTTGAGTTCGACGCCGACAAGGCGAAGGAGCTGTGGGCTGAGGCCGACGCCATCGCGCCGTGGACCGGTTCGTTCGAGATCCAGTACAACGCCGACGGCCCCAACCAGGGGTGGGTCGACGCCATCGCGAACCAGCTGAAGAACAACCTCGGCATCGAGTCGGCAGGCAAGCCGATCCCGACGTTCGCCGATCACCGCACGCTGATCACCGAGGACAAGGCGACCACCGCGTTCCGCGCCGGATGGCAGTTCGACTACCCGTCGATGTTCAACGGTCTCGGCCCGATCTTCGGAACGGGCGCCGGTTCCAACGACGGCGACTACTCGAACCCTGAGTTCGACGCACTCCTCGACGAGGGCGCGGCTGCTCCGGATGTCGAAGAGGGCATCTCGAAGTTCCAGGAGGCGCAGGAGATCCTGTTCGAGGACCTGCCCGCCATCCCGCTCTGGTACACCAACGCCATGGGCGCCTGGGGCGAGTCGGTCGAGAACGTGGAGTTCGGCTGGGACACCTGGCCGATCCTCTACCAGGTCACGAAGGACGGCGAGTAA
- a CDS encoding ABC transporter permease, translating into MLGYILRRFLQVIPVFFGATLLIYFLVFAMPGDPILGLFGDRTPNPAVVEQLREQYHLNDPFIVQYWYYITGVFQGDLGTTFSGRPVSAVLAETLPVTGRLAVMAIAIEFVLAIVIGTVSALRKGKFFDHTMLIVALVAIAIPIFVVAFLAQYFLAIQWGWFKPTVGSENDWGDLWLPAIVLGFSLFAVSMRLMRSSVIDTLNQDWVRTAFSKGLSRGRVLPVHVLRNSLIPVITNSATNFGVLLVGATVTEGIFNVPGVGNVLYQAAIRNEGPTVVSFVTVFVILYVLVNLLIDLLYGLLDPRIRYA; encoded by the coding sequence ATGCTCGGCTACATTCTGAGACGCTTCCTGCAGGTGATTCCGGTCTTCTTCGGTGCCACCCTGCTCATCTACTTCCTCGTGTTCGCCATGCCAGGCGACCCGATCCTCGGCCTGTTCGGCGACCGCACCCCGAACCCGGCGGTCGTGGAACAGCTGCGCGAGCAGTATCACCTGAACGACCCGTTCATCGTGCAGTACTGGTACTACATCACCGGTGTCTTCCAGGGTGATCTCGGCACCACGTTCTCGGGTCGGCCGGTTTCGGCCGTGCTCGCCGAGACCCTGCCGGTCACCGGACGTCTCGCGGTCATGGCGATCGCCATCGAGTTCGTGCTCGCGATCGTGATCGGCACGGTCTCGGCGCTCCGCAAGGGCAAGTTCTTCGACCACACGATGCTCATCGTCGCCCTCGTCGCCATCGCCATCCCGATCTTCGTCGTGGCGTTCCTCGCCCAGTATTTCCTGGCGATCCAATGGGGCTGGTTCAAACCGACGGTCGGCTCGGAGAACGACTGGGGCGACCTGTGGCTGCCGGCCATCGTGCTCGGCTTCAGCCTGTTCGCGGTGAGCATGCGCCTCATGCGCAGCTCCGTGATCGACACGCTCAATCAGGACTGGGTGCGCACGGCGTTCAGCAAGGGGTTGTCGCGCGGACGGGTCCTTCCCGTGCACGTGCTGCGCAACTCGCTGATCCCGGTGATCACCAACTCGGCCACCAACTTCGGTGTGCTGCTCGTGGGGGCGACCGTGACGGAGGGCATCTTCAACGTCCCCGGCGTCGGCAACGTGCTCTACCAGGCCGCGATCCGAAACGAAGGGCCCACCGTGGTCTCCTTCGTCACGGTGTTCGTGATCCTGTACGTCCTGGTCAACCTCCTCATCGACCTGCTCTACGGTCTGCTCGACCCAAGGATCCGCTATGCATGA
- a CDS encoding ABC transporter permease, producing the protein MHDPTTQNHFVAPVETATISVDAVRIAEKPSNLWRDAWADLRRRPLFWFSVVLALFFMVMALWPTLFTSTPPNSNCELGNSNAGPTEGHPLGFTFQGCDIYARVVWGAQTSLAVGLLATAIGSIVGLIMGALAGFYGGWLDSLLSRIGDIFFAIPYILAAVVVMTVFSQYRSVPVLALAIGGFAWASTARVVRAEVLRVRQSDFVVASRALGRGKFGTLVAHVIPNALAPLLVVSTLALAASIVAEATLSFLGVGLGSSTMSWGNDISAAQASLRVAPMALIYPSIALTLAVLAFVTLGELIRDAIDPRARARR; encoded by the coding sequence ATGCATGACCCCACCACGCAGAATCACTTCGTCGCGCCCGTCGAGACGGCGACCATCTCGGTCGACGCGGTACGCATCGCCGAGAAGCCGAGCAACCTGTGGCGTGACGCATGGGCCGACCTGCGGCGGCGTCCGCTGTTCTGGTTCTCCGTCGTGCTCGCGCTCTTCTTCATGGTGATGGCTCTGTGGCCGACACTGTTCACCTCGACCCCGCCGAACAGCAACTGCGAGCTCGGCAACAGCAACGCCGGCCCCACGGAGGGACATCCTCTCGGCTTCACGTTCCAGGGCTGTGACATCTACGCGCGAGTCGTGTGGGGGGCGCAGACCTCGCTCGCGGTCGGCCTGCTGGCCACGGCGATCGGCTCGATCGTCGGGCTCATCATGGGTGCGCTGGCCGGATTCTACGGCGGATGGCTCGACTCGCTGCTTTCGCGAATCGGTGACATCTTCTTCGCCATCCCGTACATCCTCGCGGCCGTCGTGGTCATGACGGTGTTCTCGCAGTACCGCTCCGTGCCGGTCCTCGCACTCGCCATCGGAGGCTTCGCCTGGGCGTCGACCGCTCGCGTCGTGCGCGCCGAGGTGCTGAGGGTTCGTCAATCGGACTTCGTCGTCGCTTCGAGGGCGCTCGGGCGCGGCAAGTTCGGCACCCTCGTCGCACACGTCATCCCGAACGCGCTGGCGCCGTTGCTCGTCGTGTCGACGCTGGCCCTTGCCGCGTCGATCGTCGCCGAAGCGACCCTGTCGTTCCTCGGCGTGGGCCTCGGAAGCTCGACGATGTCGTGGGGAAATGACATCAGTGCCGCGCAGGCGTCGCTCCGGGTGGCGCCGATGGCTCTCATCTATCCGTCGATCGCGCTCACGCTCGCCGTGCTCGCGTTCGTGACCCTGGGCGAGCTCATCCGAGATGCCATCGATCCGAGAGCGAGGGCACGGCGATGA
- a CDS encoding ABC transporter ATP-binding protein: MNDRVNARVPLLSVRDLTVAFRTQEGEKEVLHGANFDIFPGETVAIVGESGSGKSTTASAIVNLLPGTGTITGGSITLDGRELTKLGRREMEALRGREIGFVPQDPMSNLNPVWSIGFQVKEAIRANGIARGRDDVKARAIEVLQQAGLADAERRLHQFPHQFSGGMRQRALIGIGLAADPKLLIADEPTSALDVTVQRVILDHMATLTRDKGTSVLLITHDLGLAAERAEKIIVMSNGNIVEAGPSKQILENPQHPYTQRLVGAAPSVASQRIQAVVEDRGIETLEDLANIPPTVRVAGLTKDYKIRQGNFRSEAFRAVDDVSFDIPRGKTLALVGESGSGKSTVAKMLLKLEEPTSGMIEIDGQDVSKLSNAQAFGLRRRMQPVFQDPYGSLDPLRNIGNTISEPLQIHGVGDRASQRERVEELLDQVALPRALATRYANELSGGQRQRVAIARALALKPDIVVLDEAVSALDVLVQDQILQLLADLQSELNLTYLFITHDLAVVRVSSDLVCVMEKGKVVEQGTVDEIFANPQQEYTDRLLKAIPGASIPLGGR, translated from the coding sequence ATGAACGATCGCGTGAACGCACGAGTTCCACTGCTGAGCGTGCGCGACCTCACCGTCGCCTTCCGCACGCAGGAGGGAGAGAAGGAGGTTCTGCATGGCGCGAACTTCGACATCTTCCCCGGCGAGACTGTCGCGATCGTGGGGGAGTCCGGATCGGGCAAGTCCACGACGGCCAGTGCCATCGTGAACCTGCTGCCGGGGACCGGAACCATCACCGGGGGCTCGATCACCCTCGACGGCCGTGAGCTGACGAAGCTCGGCCGTCGGGAGATGGAGGCGCTGCGCGGTCGCGAGATCGGGTTCGTGCCCCAGGATCCGATGTCCAACCTCAACCCGGTGTGGAGCATCGGCTTCCAGGTGAAGGAGGCGATCCGCGCGAACGGGATCGCCCGCGGCCGGGACGACGTGAAGGCACGCGCGATCGAGGTGCTGCAGCAGGCCGGGCTGGCCGACGCCGAGCGTCGTCTGCACCAGTTCCCGCATCAGTTCTCCGGCGGGATGCGTCAGCGGGCGCTGATCGGCATCGGCCTCGCCGCCGATCCGAAGCTGCTCATCGCCGACGAGCCGACCTCGGCTCTCGACGTCACCGTGCAGCGGGTCATCCTCGATCACATGGCCACCCTCACTCGCGACAAGGGCACCTCGGTGCTCCTGATCACCCACGATCTCGGTCTTGCGGCCGAGCGCGCGGAGAAGATCATCGTGATGAGCAACGGCAACATCGTCGAGGCCGGCCCCAGCAAGCAGATCCTCGAGAACCCGCAGCATCCGTACACCCAGCGCCTCGTGGGGGCGGCGCCCAGCGTGGCGTCGCAGCGCATTCAGGCCGTCGTGGAAGACCGGGGCATCGAGACGCTCGAGGACCTGGCGAACATCCCGCCGACGGTGCGCGTGGCCGGTCTCACCAAGGACTACAAGATCCGTCAGGGCAACTTCCGCAGCGAAGCTTTCCGCGCGGTCGACGACGTGTCCTTCGATATCCCGCGCGGCAAGACGCTCGCCCTCGTCGGCGAGTCCGGATCGGGCAAGTCCACGGTCGCGAAGATGCTGTTGAAGCTCGAAGAGCCCACCAGCGGCATGATCGAGATCGACGGGCAGGATGTGTCGAAGCTCTCGAACGCCCAGGCGTTCGGTCTGCGTCGCCGCATGCAGCCCGTGTTCCAGGATCCGTACGGATCTCTCGACCCGCTGCGGAATATCGGAAACACGATCTCCGAGCCGCTGCAGATTCACGGTGTGGGTGATCGAGCCTCGCAGCGAGAGCGTGTCGAGGAACTGCTCGATCAGGTGGCTCTGCCGAGGGCACTGGCGACGCGGTATGCGAACGAGCTCTCGGGAGGTCAGCGGCAGCGTGTCGCGATCGCTCGCGCGCTCGCGTTGAAGCCCGACATCGTCGTGCTCGACGAGGCGGTCTCTGCCCTCGACGTGCTGGTACAGGACCAGATCCTGCAGCTGCTCGCCGATCTCCAGTCGGAACTGAACCTCACGTATCTGTTCATCACCCACGACCTCGCCGTCGTCCGGGTGTCGAGCGACCTGGTGTGCGTGATGGAAAAGGGCAAGGTCGTCGAACAGGGCACCGTGGACGAGATCTTCGCCAACCCGCAGCAGGAATACACCGACCGTCTGCTCAAGGCGATCCCCGGCGCGTCCATCCCTCTGGGAGGGCGCTGA